The genomic DNA TGGCTTATCTCTTTAGACAGCTCCTCCCTGTAAGCTGCAGCTGTCTTAAATCATCTCTTCAGGAGAGTTTTTTTAGGCAGagtgggaggaaagaaaatattgctaATGACGATTCTGAGTTCAGTCATTTAACAATTCATCTCTTATGCACTTgaaccttttttcttctgtatgtggggttttttttcctttttaaattgctgtttccttctcttgAATATTGATAATTTTGTTCAGTGTAACATGAACTGAGTAGGGTCTGTCTTTAGATTTTCATGTTATCAAGAGATAGCAGAGTAGTATGCACACTCTGCTGGGATCAGAAGGTAATAGCATTGCAGCAGAGTTTCTTGGTTTATCTCTCCTAAGAAACTTTTCTGGAGAGCTTTTTGTGGCCAACTCCAGTGTATGACCATTGAACGCCTGTGTGACTTGGCTGCTATTAGAgttgctattttatttatttattgtatttgttttgcttttttggtaGACAGTGGGTATTAAAGCTTTCCTTTGCAGCTCAAAGTGTTTCAAAAGGATTGTTCTTTGCCACTGTGCATTACTCAGGTGAACTGCTGTTCTAAGAGCAATGCAGATTGAAAGACGATATGCAGACCATGGAATAATCTTGGTGGAGCTATCCCATACATcattgttttcatattttttaaattttttatggAGTTGGAAACAATTTGGACTTGAGCTCTATCAATCATCTGGCCTTTACAGTTTGACCTGTTACTGAAATTTGAGTTCCTGGGGGATTCCTCTGTCATATTGTCAATTTGGTAATACTGTTCTCTAGCTTTCAGACACCCTTCCCAGACGGGACCTACATCTTCAAAGTGTAAAGACTGTATcttcataaattttttttccttgattatATACAGCAAGAAatcaagggaaggaaaagaatgtgAAGGACAATTTTTAATTCTCGATATGTGCAGTGTAGCATGTACAAGGGAAGAGCTGGATGCTTTCAAAGTAATTATTGGCTGCAGAAATATCCAAGTGGGGCATTGATAATGAAAGCAGGTAGCAAAGGCTGCATAAGAAGAAAGATTTGTCTCTCAAATCTAGTGGTTTTGGAATTTAAAGGTTTTACTTCATCTGGGTGATCAAAGTAAAAGCTGCCTTCCTTATCAGTCTCTTATCTTTTTAGGTTTCCATGAAGATAAACAACTGAAATGTGGATAGCTTATTTGTAGCTTGGCGGTGGTTGTCATCTGGAGCCTGCTGGTGTCTCCTCTCAGTCGTAGGCGTTGTCAGCTGAGAGCCATGAAGGTTGTCCCAGAGAAGAATGCTGTCCGCATCCTGTGGGGTAGGGAACGGGGTACCCAAGCCTTGGGTGCTCAGCGgcttctgcaggagctggtggaggaTAAAACTCGATGGATGAAATGGGAGGGCAAGGTAAGGTTGTGGGATAGAGCTGCATAGCTTGATCTTGGGGTGGGGGAAGGGAGGCAGGGATTTGAAATAAACTGTCTTGTGATTATACCTTTGATGTGTTACACTTGATATGCTCTCTGGCTCTGTTCAGTTCCTGCAGTGATGTGATACTAGATATCTTCCTGCAGCGGGTTCCCCTTGTTGTCTGTGTGGCTTACAGTTAAAGTCTGATCATATGACTCTTGCAACACTTCCTGCTTTGTTGGCTTTTTCAGAAAGTTGAGTTACCAGACAGTCCACGCTCCACCTTCTTGCTGGCGTTTAGTCCAGACAGGTAATTAACTCCTAGTTCATTCCCTGTTTCAGCAGTCTCCCTACACTTACAAAAGTGATGGAGGCTTGTGCCCATTGAGTTGTCCAGTCCTCAACAGCTGAAAGAAACTTCTGGTTCCTGACACGCATGGATGGAATGTGTGCACCTTCCTACTCTCACAGCTTCCAGCATAGTTGGTGTCTAATTTCTGAGGTACCCAGGTGATACAAAGTTCTAAGGAAAAAGAATCTGTGCAGACACCGTGGGATTTCATAAGAAACTAAAGGGAGTAAAGGATGTTTTAATACAACATGGCCAAATGATGTGACACGTTCACTGGGATATCTAGGAATAAAGAACAGAGCAGAATGATGTGTATATTGGAAGCAGAAATAGAGGTGGGATCTCTTATAGTATCACTTGATTTGCCAGTGGTTGAGACAGTGTGGAGAATTGGGAATATTTATTTGCCCCAGACTGTCACTCAGGAGTGCCTTCTGAGCTGCATGTTCACTCTGACGTTCAAGGTCAAGTTTGTGCTTGCAGCTTCAGATGAGCTCATGTTTGCATGGACTCTGAAATCTGGCTGCAAAAAGCTTTATGATCACTGGTGAAACAGTAGCCTCTTACCCTTTGAGCTCTTtgtgggagagctgctgggttAGGTGTGAACAGACCCTATTGAGGTGAAGCTAACCATGGTCTAATTTTGCTGTATTCTTCTCATGCTAATGTTTGTCCTACCTTCTGCATTCCCAGGACCCTAATGGCTTCCACACATGTGAACCACAACATCTACATCACAGAGGTGAAAACGGGCAAGTGTGTTCATTCCTTGGTTGGACATCGCCGGACTCCCTGGTGTGTCACGTtccatcccaccatcccaggccTCATTGCTTCTGGATGCCTAGATGGGGAGGTTAGAATTTGGGATTTACATGTAAGTCTTTCCTAAAGCATATGTTCCTTTGATATTCAGTGGGTGGTGACTCTTTTTTGGCTGAGTTTGTTCTCCATATGTTACCTGGTAAGAGAGCTGTTAGGCGGCTTCTCTGGGACCTGTGTCTAAAAGCACAGAACAGACCATAGCCATCCTCTTCTCTGTAAAGGGGAGGTGACAGATTCTTCATTCAGTTCTGCCAGGTAGGCCATGCTTCTTAACAGCACCTGTTTCATTGATTGCAGTGGTACAGGTAATGCTGGAGAACTTTGTGCAAGGTGCCTGTTTAGCCTTTGGGAGAGACATGCTGTTTGTTATTCCACTGAACATATTTGAACTGTTCAttagagaagctgctgctctaCCTGGTTTGATAAatggcacagagagaaaacacataGGCTTgtctgtttttgttgttgtggttttttttttttttttttgaaatgaaGCATTTTGAAGGGCTGCTTGAGACACACCTACAGAAATACATCTGTGGTCATTGTTGCAAATAGTGTTACATTTTAGACCTGGCACATGACCTTGTATGTAAACAGCTGTTGTTGCCAAGACAGCACCTCACTTGCATTGCTCTAGGCAGGCTAGAAGGCATGGCAAGTACATGGAAACTTAATGATAGCAAACTTTGTGATAAACTGCTTGTGGTTCTTGACTCCTCACTCTAGGGTGGAAGCGAGAGCTGGTTCACAGATAGCAACAATGCCATTGCATCACTTGCTTTTCATCCTACGGCTCAGCTCTTGCTGATTGCCACTGCCAATGAGATTCATTTCTGGGACTGGAGTCGTCGGGAGCCTTTTGCTGTGGTGAAAACAGCCAGTGAAATGGAGCGGGTCAGGTGAGCTCCTGCTTTTGGGTGAAGAGAGCACTTGTATGTGGAAAACGGTCAGATTTGGCAAGTGCGTGTGAGGTTCCTCTGGGATGCTGCACCTTCTGCCCTCAGACAGTGGAAAGAAGTGTTGCTTGCAGCTCCTTAGCTCACCTGGTAGAAAACCAGTTCTGTgggcagaaagaaaagcaattgaAAGTTACAGATCAGCTTGGTTGTTCATACTTGTAATAGGGCATGTGTCCATTAAATGTTCACAATCTACTTCATGTTGATTTGTAAGCTTAGTAATTGAACTTGTCAGCCATAAGGATGAGAAAACCCAGCAACTGCTGGGGCAGAATGCTGAGCTATTACTTTAGCGCACTTGTAGAGGAAACTAGATTGCTGGAaacctgctgcctgcttttgAGCAATTTAAAATAAGACAACAATTTGACATCAAGGCAAGTTAATCTCTACCTTTGTACCAATTCCATTTTGTAATATAAACGCGTGTATTCCTTTAAATTTTCCGGCTATTTCAGTTGATACAGCAGTACTTACTTCCAGCTTTTAACTGTGGTGTAGTGTTGCTGTGGACTATAAAATAACTGCAGTGTTCAGCTAGATCAGTACATCTTGTTATTCTTAATGCATAAACTTTTTGATACCCTTCATAAAAAGATGATGATAATGTAGTAGTGTTCTCATTGCAAACATGTCATGTAGGGttttcttccctgctgtgttcagcttcctgtgtcactgtgggCTGTGAGCTTATGATTGATACTCTGGCACTACTTTTGTTTTAGGCTGGTACGGTTTGATCCCTTGGGACACTACTTGCTCACTGCGATAGTTAACCCTTCTAACCAGCAGGTAAGGAGATTGTCAGGACTTGTAATGACTGGCTCATTGCAAGGTGCTCTATGTACTTTAGCCCTAATCGGTTTCTAAGCACACTTGAGTTTTTCTGAAAACCTGGTCTTCTTAAGCTGAGTTCTGTCTCACCTTGATTGGTCATATGAATGTTCTTGTGTTACATGCATGGCTAATAAAGTGCTTtccaaaatgtgtttgttttgtccTCTCTGTCTAACTAGTGGTGGGACAGAGGTCTCAGTGGTCCTGTTCTTTGAGTtctgttgcaattttttttttgtttgaagcTGAGATATTAACAATTCTCCCCTCAGCTTCTGACCCTCAGACACTGATTCTTCTGTTTGTGAACAGTGTATTGTGAAAGCTCACTGGGCTGTAGGAAGAGATTGTCTAGATCCATGAAATGAACTTAGAAATCATCTCAACTGGTTTCCTCCAAGTCAAGGCCTTTAGGAAGGGACTTATCACATCCTTTCATCTCTCTGGGCTGGTAGCTGactttctgctgtttatttggAAGTCCAGGGTTTAGCCTTGAGGTGACTGAACTTtgactgttttccttctgcagagtGATGAGGAAGTGGAAATCTCCGTGGACAGCACAGAGATGCCTCATTATCGTCAGCGCGCTATCCTTCCGTCTCAGCCTGTGAGGCGCACACCCCTCCTCCACAACTTCCTGCATATGTTGTCCTCCCGCTCCTCCGGCATACAGGTGGGAGAGCAAAACAGTGTTCAAGACTCTGCTACCCCATCCCCTCCACCGCCTCCTCCACCACCACCTCCGCCTCCAGCCAGTGAGAACACAAGGGCATCTGTCTATAACAGGCTCCGGGAGCGAGTCAGCTATCCCACAGCAGAGTGCTGCCAGCACCTGGGGATGTTGTGCCTTTGCAGCCGATGCTCTAGTGCAAGacttccttcttctctcttcccacaCCAGGAAAACGCACCCTCCACGTCTTCTGGGGCCACTGgcacttccttctcctctgtgcAGACAGAGCCTTATCAACCCCCAGAGCAGGCATCCGTAGcgcaggaggagcaggggataCTTAACAGGCCCTCTGCTTTCAGCACAgttcagagcagcactgctggcaaCACCCTGCGCAACCTTAGCCTGGGCCCCACGCGGCGGTCCCTCAGCGGGTCCTTGGCAGGCCACCAGTCCCGGTACCAACAGTCTGCGAGAGAGATGGCTTCAGGCTTGGGTGGGTCTGACTGGTCCAGGACAGTGCTGAACATGAGCTCTCGGTCCGAGCTGGAAGCCATGCCTCCCCCTAGGACCAGTGCCTCCTCCGTGAGCTTGCTGTCTGTgctcaggcagcaggagggaggttCCCAGACATCAGTCTATACCTCTGCAACAGAAGGGAGGGGCTTTCTGGCCCCAGGGGCTGAGGTGAACAGTGGTAGTAGCGCTGGCCCAAGCAATCCGGCCAGCATTCGTAATGAGCTCCAGTGTGATTTGAGGCGATTCTTCCTGGAATATGACCGGCTTCAGGAGTTAGATCAGGGGATTGGTGGGGAGCCCAGCCAGTCGCAACAGGCTCAAGAAATGCTCAACAACAACATTGAGCCTGATCGACCGGGTCCCTCCCATCAGCAAACTCCACAAAGCAGTGAAAACAATTCCAATTTGTCCCGGGGTCACCTGAACCGCTGTCGTGCTTGTCATAACCTGCTGACCTTTAACAATGACACGCTGCGCTGGGAAAGAAGCACGCCTAGCTACACACCAGGGCAGGTCCAAAGCGCATTTGAGGGTGTGCCTCCAAATACCAGCCAGGTGCAGCCTGCAGAGAGAACCGAGGGCAGAGCTCCTGCCTCTAGCAGACTGCAGCTGGGCAGCTCTTCCACCCCGCAGGAGGAGAGGACCGTGGGAGTGGTCTTTAACCAGGAGACGGGGCACTGGGAAAGAGTTTACAGCCAGTCGGCTTCAAGCAGACCTGGGAATGTATCACAGGAGGCCTTAAACCAGGAAATGCCTGAGGAAAGCTCAGAGGAGGATTCACTCAGGAGGTAAGATACATGCTTGCCCTTCCTCCTCTATTTTTTCTTAAACCTTTCCCATCTAGTCTGAggcttttcaatattttcagaGTTAAAAGCCTTTTCTCATATGGCTGTGTGCTATTCATGTAGATGAAAATGGAGATGTTGGTGTTGATGTGTTTATAGCTGCTATTGTCATGCTGCAGATGGGTTCTGAAGATTGTAAGGGCCAAGACTGGACCTCTCAATGATAGTACAGACGGGCAAAAGGATGGACTCTTGCAGCAGATCTCAGGGGTGAATTTTGCTCCTGGTGTTTCTGAGACTCTGCAGAAGAGTCTCAGAAACTCAGGATGCGTTAATACTGTTCCTTTGTGCCCCTTATCACACATCCTGTCATCACGTGCTGTGCATGGAGAATCTGCCCAGGGTTGGCATGTAAAACTGGGCATGAGTAAGTTGTTAAGTTAAAAAGGTTAACAGTAATTTTCTTAGTGTTGccctgagggggaaaaaagtcaaaGCCCTGTGTTAGTGGTTCAGGTATATGCAGTTGGTTTGCCCCTGATAAGAGAGGTAAGTTTTGAAAGCGGCTTCTGTTGATCTGAGCTGGTTGGGGACATACTGATCACTGAAAATTTTAGgctttgctgtctttttttttaaggaggtgattcttttttttcagaaggatgtttttcttctgcttcagatATGATACAAGAAGCTGGATAAGCTAAATTGAACTTGCGTCAGGAAAGATCTGTCCTTTGTGTGGAAGTGTCTTCACTGGCTTGTGTGGATGATAGAGCTTCATTGATATTTTGGGCAGGGTTTCCAGTATCCAGGGTACTTTGGATACTAAGTTTCAGTTTCACATCTCCTCTGTCAAGTGATTTGTGCTCTCACCAGAGGAAAGGTTCAGTCTTGCTGTTTCTCTGAAATAGATGCTTTGAGCtgtagaaaagcaaaatttccagGTTGGATGCAGATGTAACTAACTAAGAAGGCTTTGTACACAGGAGTGCCTGAGGAAAGGGAATTCTTTCCTCTGTCCTGCAGATAAGCTGATTATACTGAGGCTAAAACAGTGACTGCCTTTCTTGTTGCTGTAGTTGCATAGCGAATAAGTAGTGGTGGTCATGAAATTATTCATCTGTTTCTAAATCCTTGCCCtagttttggcttttttttttttttttttttttttttttttttttttaaatagcctGCCATAATGAGAGTCTCAAGCTGATTACATGGGAGCTAGTTCTTGGGCCTGAACTTACCTACTGTTAATTTAAGTCAGCTATCCTCTTGTCCCCTATTAAAGGGCATAAAAGTAAGAAGGAGGTGAGAAATTTAGCTTTAAAATGGCACTTGAGTAAGTCTTGCGTTatcttttatttgaaatagtGGTGCATACTTTTGTCATCTCCACTGTGTCTCATTTTCTGGAGTGAGTCACTGTAGTGTCAGAAATAACGGGGCAAATAACCTTCCAAATAACCAACCTTCCTGTTCAGGCAGTTGGCACGTATTTGGACAGTGAGATGTAGTGGGATATGTAGATACGATCTTTTCTGTGGTAACTGTATAATTTAAAAGGCATATAATTCAATCCACCCCAGCCTGCAGAAGTCTTAACAATGAGAGTCCTATGACTAAATCTCTGGGTCACTTTGCCTATCATCCATGGTggttgctgctgcctgctccagtAGCTGTAGAATTTGTGAAGGGTTACTTGCCTACCTGGTCACCTGAGCAAACAGGTGCTTTTTGCTGAGAGTTCCGATTTGGAGTGGGTAGTTTGATGCATTAGCTTAATTCCAGAGGAATTCCTGTAGGGTGAAACCTTTCTGGCAAAGGTTGTTGGGAATCTCCTATGGACTCTTGTTTTCCCAGTCTCCTGCTTCTCTTATCAGGCCTTTCTAAAGAACAGGTGCTGCAGGGTTTTTCTGCTTCCCTTGTAACTGAAGTTAAGGTTATCAGTAGAGTTCTGAGGTAGGAAGCTGGAAGCAGTGAGCAGTCTGGTATTAAATGCTCATGGCAATTTCCTTGAAGTAAaaattcatttccttttttgttgaaCACATCAGGTGGGCTTGAGGCTTCAtgaaatctttttcttaaaCGGAATCCTGCATGCAGGATAGCTCTATCCTGCAAGTGTAATTTTCTGCCATTCTCAAATTAgctgtttatatttttctttatagaaCATGGGAGATGAGATTAGCTCAGTTGggttagagcatggtgctaacAGCACCAAGGTTGTGGGTTCAATCCTCATATGGGCCGTTTACTTAAGAGTTGGGCTTAATCATCcatgtgggtcccttccaactcagaacaTCCTGTGAATCTATTAACAAGTCGGCAAGCACCCACTTACCTAAATTTTGCGTAGAGTGAACATCTCACCCCAAGCCTTTATGTCTCCCTGCCCTAGGGTGTGTTTCACAACAATGGGAAGTGCTGGAACCACTTCTGCCCAGCAGAGTCTGAAATATCTATTAATCTTTGAAGCTACAGAAGCCTGTAAAGATGGGGTCTGAGGATCCTGAAGTATACACTATGCAATGCTGAAAGTGCTGATGAAATACAAAGGAGAGGATAAGCCTTCAAACCTGAGGGTGCAAGTGGTAACTGCATACACACTTCCAATCAGTGTAATTTTGTGCCTATCAGCCTCTGATCAATTCTTAGTGTTGGAATCCAAGATGTGCTCATAACCTGCTCTTCTTTGTCTCTCCATTAGATGTCCTCATTGGGCAATTGAACTATGTATTCTAAGGTCAGCCAAAAAAGTAAGATAAAAATTGTATCTGGAAACTGTGTACATTCTCATTCCCTGTCTGTGGGCAGGATTCATTCCCTGACGTGGACTTCCTGGTTGAGAAGTAGCTTTCTGGGAAAACATTGCCATTGAGAGTCAATTAAGATAATAGGGTAGTCTAGTGAAGGCTGTTTTTTGGATTCTGTTGATGTGACTGTGTCAGCTGGGTAAGGACAAAACTCTGCTCTTTCTGATGGTCCCAGGCTAATTATCTTGGATTAATCACCAAGGCATTAGTAAGCATGTAATGACAGTATTCCTAACTAACAGCTCTGGCACCTCTCTTAGGAGAAGTATGTCACTGGGAGCCTCAGCAGTACAAGGAGTCCCGTCACATTCAGCTTGGCCTGAAAGCAGTGTGGCATTGAGCTGCATGCCTCTTGAAGTTGTGCTGGTGAGGCATGATTTGGGGAAAGTTTATGGTCTACATTAAGCAAAAGTTCCTGA from Sylvia atricapilla isolate bSylAtr1 chromosome 6, bSylAtr1.pri, whole genome shotgun sequence includes the following:
- the AMBRA1 gene encoding activating molecule in BECN1-regulated autophagy protein 1 isoform X1; this encodes MKVVPEKNAVRILWGRERGTQALGAQRLLQELVEDKTRWMKWEGKKVELPDSPRSTFLLAFSPDRTLMASTHVNHNIYITEVKTGKCVHSLVGHRRTPWCVTFHPTIPGLIASGCLDGEVRIWDLHGGSESWFTDSNNAIASLAFHPTAQLLLIATANEIHFWDWSRREPFAVVKTASEMERVRLVRFDPLGHYLLTAIVNPSNQQSDEEVEISVDSTEMPHYRQRAILPSQPVRRTPLLHNFLHMLSSRSSGIQVGEQNSVQDSATPSPPPPPPPPPPPPASENTRASVYNRLRERVSYPTAECCQHLGMLCLCSRCSSARLPSSLFPHQENAPSTSSGATGTSFSSVQTEPYQPPEQASVAQEEQGILNRPSAFSTVQSSTAGNTLRNLSLGPTRRSLSGSLAGHQSRYQQSAREMASGLGGSDWSRTVLNMSSRSELEAMPPPRTSASSVSLLSVLRQQEGGSQTSVYTSATEGRGFLAPGAEVNSGSSAGPSNPASIRNELQCDLRRFFLEYDRLQELDQGIGGEPSQSQQAQEMLNNNIEPDRPGPSHQQTPQSSENNSNLSRGHLNRCRACHNLLTFNNDTLRWERSTPSYTPGQVQSAFEGVPPNTSQVQPAERTEGRAPASSRLQLGSSSTPQEERTVGVVFNQETGHWERVYSQSASSRPGNVSQEALNQEMPEESSEEDSLRRRLLESSLISLSRYDGAGSREHPIYPDPARLSPAAYYAQRMIQYLSRRDSIRQRSMRYQQNRLRSSSSSASTSENSSPSVEGNDLEFEDFERDNGDRSRHRAPRNARMSAPSLGRFVPRRFLLPEYLPYAGIFHERGQPGLATHSSVNRVLAGAVIGDGQSAVASNIANTTYRLQWWDFTKFDLPEISNASVNVLVQNCKIYNDASCDISADGQLLAAFIPSSQRGFPDEGILAVYSLAPHNLGEMLYTKRFGPNAISVSLSPMGRYVMVGLASRRILLHPTTEHMVAQVFRLQQPHGGETSMRRVFNVLYPMPADQRRHVSINSARWLPEPGLGLAYGTNKGDLVICRPEALNSGVEYHWDQLNENVFTVHSSSRNTERPGTSRATWRTDRDMGLMNAIGLQPRNPPTSVTSQGTQTLAPQLQNAETQTEREVQEQESSSAGTGEGEGPEYGASGEDALSRIQRLMAEGGMTAVVQREQSTTMASMGGFGNNIIVSHRIHRSSQTGAEPTGAEGTSAQQSSSQQLGTELEGRILSESVQLPEHGLNPRTAPSGSEGQSAGDLDLPEQAQSSMDTEGPIEYSDLTNNNHLPDSTNFYSNDSTSGESRNR
- the AMBRA1 gene encoding activating molecule in BECN1-regulated autophagy protein 1 isoform X2; this translates as MKVVPEKNAVRILWGRERGTQALGAQRLLQELVEDKTRWMKWEGKKVELPDSPRSTFLLAFSPDRTLMASTHVNHNIYITEVKTGKCVHSLVGHRRTPWCVTFHPTIPGLIASGCLDGEVRIWDLHGGSESWFTDSNNAIASLAFHPTAQLLLIATANEIHFWDWSRREPFAVVKTASEMERVRLVRFDPLGHYLLTAIVNPSNQQSDEEVEISVDSTEMPHYRQRAILPSQPVRRTPLLHNFLHMLSSRSSGIQVGEQNSVQDSATPSPPPPPPPPPPPPASENTRASVYNRLRERVSYPTAECCQHLGMLCLCSRCSSARLPSSLFPHQENAPSTSSGATGTSFSSVQTEPYQPPEQASVAQEEQGILNRPSAFSTVQSSTAGNTLRNLSLGPTRRSLSGSLAGHQSRYQQSAREMASGLGGSDWSRTVLNMSSRSELEAMPPPRTSASSVSLLSVLRQQEGGSQTSVYTSATEGRGFLAPGAEVNSGSSAGPSNPASIRNELQCDLRRFFLEYDRLQELDQGIGGEPSQSQQAQEMLNNNIEPDRPGPSHQQTPQSSENNSNLSRGHLNRCRACHNLLTFNNDTLRWERSTPSYTPGQVQSAFEGVPPNTSQVQPAERTEGRAPASSRLQLGSSSTPQEERTVGVVFNQETGHWERVYSQSASSRPGNVSQEALNQEMPEESSEEDSLRRRLLESSLISLSRYDGAGSREHPIYPDPARLSPAAYYAQRMIQYLSRRDSIRQRSMRYQQNRLRSSSSSASTSENSSPSVEGNDLEFEDFEDNGDRSRHRAPRNARMSAPSLGRFVPRRFLLPEYLPYAGIFHERGQPGLATHSSVNRVLAGAVIGDGQSAVASNIANTTYRLQWWDFTKFDLPEISNASVNVLVQNCKIYNDASCDISADGQLLAAFIPSSQRGFPDEGILAVYSLAPHNLGEMLYTKRFGPNAISVSLSPMGRYVMVGLASRRILLHPTTEHMVAQVFRLQQPHGGETSMRRVFNVLYPMPADQRRHVSINSARWLPEPGLGLAYGTNKGDLVICRPEALNSGVEYHWDQLNENVFTVHSSSRNTERPGTSRATWRTDRDMGLMNAIGLQPRNPPTSVTSQGTQTLAPQLQNAETQTEREVQEQESSSAGTGEGEGPEYGASGEDALSRIQRLMAEGGMTAVVQREQSTTMASMGGFGNNIIVSHRIHRSSQTGAEPTGAEGTSAQQSSSQQLGTELEGRILSESVQLPEHGLNPRTAPSGSEGQSAGDLDLPEQAQSSMDTEGPIEYSDLTNNNHLPDSTNFYSNDSTSGESRNR
- the AMBRA1 gene encoding activating molecule in BECN1-regulated autophagy protein 1 isoform X3, with protein sequence MKVVPEKNAVRILWGRERGTQALGAQRLLQELVEDKTRWMKWEGKKVELPDSPRSTFLLAFSPDRTLMASTHVNHNIYITEVKTGKCVHSLVGHRRTPWCVTFHPTIPGLIASGCLDGEVRIWDLHGGSESWFTDSNNAIASLAFHPTAQLLLIATANEIHFWDWSRREPFAVVKTASEMERVRLVRFDPLGHYLLTAIVNPSNQQSDEEVEISVDSTEMPHYRQRAILPSQPVRRTPLLHNFLHMLSSRSSGIQVGEQNSVQDSATPSPPPPPPPPPPPPASENTRASVYNRLRERVSYPTAECCQHLGMLCLCSRCSSARLPSSLFPHQENAPSTSSGATGTSFSSVQTEPYQPPEQASVAQEEQGILNRPSAFSTVQSSTAGNTLRNLSLGPTRRSLSGSLAGHQSRYQQSAREMASGLGGSDWSRTVLNMSSRSELEAMPPPRTSASSVSLLSVLRQQEGGSQTSVYTSATEGRGFLAPGAEVNSGSSAGPSNPASIRNELQCDLRRFFLEYDRLQELDQGIGGEPSQSQQAQEMLNNNIEPDRPGPSHQQTPQSSENNSNLSRGHLNRCRACHNLLTFNNDTLRWERSTPSYTPGQVQSAFEGVPPNTSQVQPAERTEGRAPASSRLQLGSSSTPQEERTVGVVFNQETGHWERVYSQSASSRPGNVSQEALNQEMPEESSEEDSLRRLLESSLISLSRYDGAGSREHPIYPDPARLSPAAYYAQRMIQYLSRRDSIRQRSMRYQQNRLRSSSSSASTSENSSPSVEGNDLEFEDFERDNGDRSRHRAPRNARMSAPSLGRFVPRRFLLPEYLPYAGIFHERGQPGLATHSSVNRVLAGAVIGDGQSAVASNIANTTYRLQWWDFTKFDLPEISNASVNVLVQNCKIYNDASCDISADGQLLAAFIPSSQRGFPDEGILAVYSLAPHNLGEMLYTKRFGPNAISVSLSPMGRYVMVGLASRRILLHPTTEHMVAQVFRLQQPHGGETSMRRVFNVLYPMPADQRRHVSINSARWLPEPGLGLAYGTNKGDLVICRPEALNSGVEYHWDQLNENVFTVHSSSRNTERPGTSRATWRTDRDMGLMNAIGLQPRNPPTSVTSQGTQTLAPQLQNAETQTEREVQEQESSSAGTGEGEGPEYGASGEDALSRIQRLMAEGGMTAVVQREQSTTMASMGGFGNNIIVSHRIHRSSQTGAEPTGAEGTSAQQSSSQQLGTELEGRILSESVQLPEHGLNPRTAPSGSEGQSAGDLDLPEQAQSSMDTEGPIEYSDLTNNNHLPDSTNFYSNDSTSGESRNR
- the AMBRA1 gene encoding activating molecule in BECN1-regulated autophagy protein 1 isoform X4, with amino-acid sequence MASTHVNHNIYITEVKTGKCVHSLVGHRRTPWCVTFHPTIPGLIASGCLDGEVRIWDLHGGSESWFTDSNNAIASLAFHPTAQLLLIATANEIHFWDWSRREPFAVVKTASEMERVRLVRFDPLGHYLLTAIVNPSNQQSDEEVEISVDSTEMPHYRQRAILPSQPVRRTPLLHNFLHMLSSRSSGIQVGEQNSVQDSATPSPPPPPPPPPPPPASENTRASVYNRLRERVSYPTAECCQHLGMLCLCSRCSSARLPSSLFPHQENAPSTSSGATGTSFSSVQTEPYQPPEQASVAQEEQGILNRPSAFSTVQSSTAGNTLRNLSLGPTRRSLSGSLAGHQSRYQQSAREMASGLGGSDWSRTVLNMSSRSELEAMPPPRTSASSVSLLSVLRQQEGGSQTSVYTSATEGRGFLAPGAEVNSGSSAGPSNPASIRNELQCDLRRFFLEYDRLQELDQGIGGEPSQSQQAQEMLNNNIEPDRPGPSHQQTPQSSENNSNLSRGHLNRCRACHNLLTFNNDTLRWERSTPSYTPGQVQSAFEGVPPNTSQVQPAERTEGRAPASSRLQLGSSSTPQEERTVGVVFNQETGHWERVYSQSASSRPGNVSQEALNQEMPEESSEEDSLRRRLLESSLISLSRYDGAGSREHPIYPDPARLSPAAYYAQRMIQYLSRRDSIRQRSMRYQQNRLRSSSSSASTSENSSPSVEGNDLEFEDFERDNGDRSRHRAPRNARMSAPSLGRFVPRRFLLPEYLPYAGIFHERGQPGLATHSSVNRVLAGAVIGDGQSAVASNIANTTYRLQWWDFTKFDLPEISNASVNVLVQNCKIYNDASCDISADGQLLAAFIPSSQRGFPDEGILAVYSLAPHNLGEMLYTKRFGPNAISVSLSPMGRYVMVGLASRRILLHPTTEHMVAQVFRLQQPHGGETSMRRVFNVLYPMPADQRRHVSINSARWLPEPGLGLAYGTNKGDLVICRPEALNSGVEYHWDQLNENVFTVHSSSRNTERPGTSRATWRTDRDMGLMNAIGLQPRNPPTSVTSQGTQTLAPQLQNAETQTEREVQEQESSSAGTGEGEGPEYGASGEDALSRIQRLMAEGGMTAVVQREQSTTMASMGGFGNNIIVSHRIHRSSQTGAEPTGAEGTSAQQSSSQQLGTELEGRILSESVQLPEHGLNPRTAPSGSEGQSAGDLDLPEQAQSSMDTEGPIEYSDLTNNNHLPDSTNFYSNDSTSGESRNR